TGGGATGATCATAGAAGGTTCTTAGCCGCGGCTGTTCAAAAAGAAGTTTTTATAAAGGTAGTTGTGAGCGGAAAAACCAGCGATGAAGAATTTATTCGGGCTGTCCGGCTGGTTTCGGGGATAGCCGACCTGCCCCTGATTATCCAGCCTGTTACGGGCGGTCGGTTTGTCAAGCCCGGCCCGGGCCGGCTTCTTTTCCTTCAGGAGCTGGCGCTTGAGCATCTTTCGGATGTCAGGGTAATTCCACAGGTTCATAAAATAATGTATATGTTATGATAGAGATAGACATAAAGAAAATGAAAGGGTCTGGAGAGTGGATTTAAAAAAGATTCAGGAAGCGGTCCGGATGATTCTTGAGGCTGTCGGCGAAGACCCGAACAGGCCGGGTTTAATAGGGACTCCCGAGAGAATAGCCAAAATGTATGAAGAAATATTTTCCGGGCTGAACGAGGAACCCAGGAAGCACCTTGAGAAAATATTTCTGGAAGACCACGAGGAAATGGTTCTGGTCAAGGACATACCGATGTACTCCGTATGCGAGCATCACCTGCTGCCTTTTTTCGGGGTTGCCCACGTCGCCTATATTCCCCGGCAGTGGAGGGTCACCGGCCTTTCCAAACTTGCCAGGGTGGTGGAGGGATATTCAAGAAGGCCTCAGCTGCAGGAGAGGCTGACCACGCAAATTGCCGACGCCGTCATGTCGGAACTCGATCCGTACGGGGTGCTGGTTGTTATTGAGGCCGAGCACATGTGCATGACACTGCGCGGGGTCAGGAAGCCGGGCTCCAAGACGGTGACTTCGGCGGTACGCGGCGTTTTCCAGAAAAGTGTGGCAACCAGGGCCGAGGCAATGGCCCTGATCAAGAAAAATGACTGAGAAGGACTGCGGAGGTTGAGATGAGAATTCTAGTGGTTAATGATGATGGAATATACGCCAGGGGATTGAGCGCCCTTGTCAGGGGCTTAAAAGACCTCGGCGAGATATACGTTGTGGCGCCTGACCGGGAAAGAAGCGCCACGGGCCACAGCATTACGGTGCACCGGCCCCTGCGCGTCAGGAAGGTTGCCTTATCATCCGATTTCGGGGTTGCAGCCAGCTGGTCGGTTGACGGCACGCCGTCCGACTGCGTTAAGCTGGCTGTTGAAGACCTCCTTCCCAATCCGCCGGAGATAGTTCTTTCGGGAATCAACCAGGGGTCCAATCTGGGCACGGATGTGCTCTATTCGGGAACAGTCTCGGCGGCTGTCGAGGGTTTAATCAGCGGTTTTCCGTCGGTTGCCGTTTCCCTGACCAGTTTCCCTGACCGTGATTTTTCCACGGCCGCGGAGTTTGCGCGTAAACTGGTTACAGTACTTGAAAAGGGCGCCTTTTCGCAGAATTTCCTGCTGAATGTAAATGTGCCCCCCGGCGACCGGCACAACGGTGTAAAGATAACCCGCCTTGGAAACCGGAGGTACATCAATATCTTTGATAAAAGGACAGATCCCCGGGGAAGGGTTTATTACTGGATGGGAGGGGATCTGCTTGAAATGGAAGATAATCAAGAGGGCACGGATGTCAGCGCGGTTAAAAACAATTATATTTCCATAACCCCGCTGCGCCTTGACCTGACCGATTATCCAGGCATCGACAACCTGAACAGCAACGGCTTCTTAGAGAATTTTAAAACAATTATTACGGGAGGTAGTAAAATTTGAAGAACTACAAGAGCAGTCAAATTCGCAATCTGGGGGTCGTCGCCCATGGCGGCGCCGGAAAAACATCGCTCGTGGAGGCAATGCTGTTTAACAGCGGAGCGGTAAACAGGCTTGGGCGGGTGGACGATGGCGCCACCACAGCAGATTACCATCCGGAGGAGATAAACCGCAAGATAACAATTCACACGAGCCTTGTTCCCTGCGAGTGGGAAGGCTGCAAGATTAATGCTCTGGATTCTCCCGGTTTTTCCGATTTTATAGGAGAAGTGCTGGCCGTGTTAAGGGTTGTGGACTGTGCCCTTTTTGTAGTGTCTGCGGTCGACGGGGTGGAAGTTCAGACGGAAATCATCTGGGAGCACGCCGATAAGCGGGAGCTGCCCAGACTTGTTTTTATAAATAAGATGGAGCGTGAAAACGCCCATTTCTTTAAAGTCCTTGATGATTTAAAAGAAAAGTTTAATATCCATTTTGCGCCTGTGACGCTGCCTATCGGCCAGGCCGCCGATTTCAGCGGGATAGTTGATATGATCGAGCAGAAGGCGTTCTCTTACGGGAATGACGGCAAGGCCGTGGAAATAGCCGTACCGGGCGGGATGGCCGATACGATCGGCGAGTACCGCGAAAAGCTTATCGAGGCCGTTGTTGAAGCTGATGACGAGCTGATGATGAAGTACCTGGAAGGCGAGGAACTGACTCCGGAAGAACTGAAGGAGGGGCTTAAAAAAGGCGTTGCCACCAACAAGGTAGCGCCCGTGCTCTGCGGTTCGGCGACTAAGAACAGCGCTGTAATCAACCTGATGGATTTTCTGGTCAAATACTGCCCGCCGCCTGAAGACAAAAGCGGCGAGCCGTTCTCGGGGCTGGTCTTTAAAACGCTTGCCGACCCCTATGTAGGCAGAATGAACTTCATCCGCGTCTATACGGGCGCCCTTAAAAGCGACAGCGTACAGTTCAACAGCACCAGAGAAAAAACGGAAAAAGTTGGACAGGTGCTATATATAAGAGGTAAAAATTCGGTTCCTACAACGGAGGTTCCTTCAGGAGACATCGCCGTGCTGGTCAAGCTTCAGGAAACCGGAACAGGAGACACCCTGTGCGATAAGGATAAACCGGTCGAACTGGAGGGGATAGGCTTCCCTGTTCCCACACTGAGCGTGGCTATCAGCCCGAAGAGCAAGGGAGACGAAGACAAACTGAGCAGCGCGATGGCCAGGCTGCTGGAAGAGGACCCGACCGTCAGGGTGGAGAAGAACGTGGAAACGAAGGAGAGCCTGCTGACCGGAATGGGCGAGATGCACCTGGATATTCTAATGGAAAGGCTCAAGCGCAAATACGGCGTCGATGTGGTAATGAGTTCTCCTAAAATACCTTACCGGGAGACTATCCGTAACGAAGTCAAGATTGAAGGAAAACATAAAAAGCAAACGGGCGGCCATGGCCAGTTCGGACACGTTTGGCTGCGCCTGGAGCCGCTGTTGAATGAACCCTTTGTTTTTGACGAGGAACTTTTCGGCGGGTCC
The Desulfotomaculum sp. genome window above contains:
- the folE gene encoding GTP cyclohydrolase I FolE; its protein translation is MCYDRDRHKENERVWRVDLKKIQEAVRMILEAVGEDPNRPGLIGTPERIAKMYEEIFSGLNEEPRKHLEKIFLEDHEEMVLVKDIPMYSVCEHHLLPFFGVAHVAYIPRQWRVTGLSKLARVVEGYSRRPQLQERLTTQIADAVMSELDPYGVLVVIEAEHMCMTLRGVRKPGSKTVTSAVRGVFQKSVATRAEAMALIKKND
- a CDS encoding 5'/3'-nucleotidase SurE — encoded protein: MRILVVNDDGIYARGLSALVRGLKDLGEIYVVAPDRERSATGHSITVHRPLRVRKVALSSDFGVAASWSVDGTPSDCVKLAVEDLLPNPPEIVLSGINQGSNLGTDVLYSGTVSAAVEGLISGFPSVAVSLTSFPDRDFSTAAEFARKLVTVLEKGAFSQNFLLNVNVPPGDRHNGVKITRLGNRRYINIFDKRTDPRGRVYYWMGGDLLEMEDNQEGTDVSAVKNNYISITPLRLDLTDYPGIDNLNSNGFLENFKTIITGGSKI
- the fusA gene encoding elongation factor G, whose protein sequence is MKNYKSSQIRNLGVVAHGGAGKTSLVEAMLFNSGAVNRLGRVDDGATTADYHPEEINRKITIHTSLVPCEWEGCKINALDSPGFSDFIGEVLAVLRVVDCALFVVSAVDGVEVQTEIIWEHADKRELPRLVFINKMERENAHFFKVLDDLKEKFNIHFAPVTLPIGQAADFSGIVDMIEQKAFSYGNDGKAVEIAVPGGMADTIGEYREKLIEAVVEADDELMMKYLEGEELTPEELKEGLKKGVATNKVAPVLCGSATKNSAVINLMDFLVKYCPPPEDKSGEPFSGLVFKTLADPYVGRMNFIRVYTGALKSDSVQFNSTREKTEKVGQVLYIRGKNSVPTTEVPSGDIAVLVKLQETGTGDTLCDKDKPVELEGIGFPVPTLSVAISPKSKGDEDKLSSAMARLLEEDPTVRVEKNVETKESLLTGMGEMHLDILMERLKRKYGVDVVMSSPKIPYRETIRNEVKIEGKHKKQTGGHGQFGHVWLRLEPLLNEPFVFDEELFGGSVPKQYVPAVEKGVREAMEDGILAGYPVTGVKAVLYDGSYHPVDSSEMAFKIAGSMAFKKGAAQAKPALLEPILEVEVIVPESYMGDIIGDFNTKRGRILGMEPSENKRTKVKALVPMSEMLRYAIDLKSMTQGRGSFSSAFSSYEEVPLRLAEEVIKKAKAAQEAEK